A DNA window from Paenibacillus andongensis contains the following coding sequences:
- a CDS encoding phosphatidate cytidylyltransferase yields the protein MKQRIVTGVIAGLVFITLLVLGGYWYAGLIVLLSIIGYREYMQMNGFTKYKLTAVVGLISLLYLTVPWETFGGSLPVSTSAIIWLTMFVLLFITVASKNTITIDQVSVILLGVIYIGFGFNYMIATRLAEHGLFWSIVVFVCIWASDSGAYFVGSKLGKHPLWPQISPKKSIEGAIGGVVISMIAALGFAWYAPDMLGLGKALVLGFVIAVVGQVGDLIQSAYKRVKGIKDTGTLLPGHGGVLDRMDSWLIVFPFIHWLGILTH from the coding sequence TTGAAGCAAAGGATCGTCACGGGAGTCATTGCCGGGCTCGTATTCATTACGTTATTAGTATTAGGTGGTTATTGGTACGCGGGATTAATCGTGTTACTGTCAATTATCGGCTATCGTGAATATATGCAAATGAATGGCTTCACGAAGTATAAATTAACAGCGGTTGTTGGTTTAATCTCCTTGTTATACTTAACGGTGCCATGGGAAACGTTTGGTGGTTCACTTCCCGTTTCTACGTCCGCTATTATTTGGCTGACTATGTTTGTCTTGCTTTTCATAACAGTCGCTTCAAAAAATACGATTACAATCGATCAGGTTTCTGTTATTTTGCTTGGTGTCATTTACATAGGTTTTGGATTCAATTATATGATTGCTACACGCTTAGCGGAGCATGGCTTATTTTGGTCAATCGTTGTATTTGTATGTATTTGGGCTTCGGATTCTGGAGCTTATTTTGTCGGTTCGAAGTTGGGTAAACATCCTCTATGGCCGCAAATCAGTCCTAAGAAGTCAATTGAGGGTGCTATAGGTGGCGTCGTTATTTCGATGATTGCCGCGCTAGGTTTTGCTTGGTATGCACCGGATATGCTTGGGCTTGGCAAGGCTTTGGTGCTTGGCTTCGTTATTGCTGTAGTTGGACAAGTCGGAGACTTAATACAATCAGCTTATAAGAGAGTTAAGGGGATTAAAGATACGGGAACCTTGCTTCCCGGGCACGGTGGTGTACTCGATCGAATGGATAGTTGGCTTATCGTATTTCCATTTATTCATTGGCTTGGAATTCTTACTCACTAA
- a CDS encoding 1-deoxy-D-xylulose-5-phosphate reductoisomerase: MKRIAILGSTGSIGTQTLDIAQHAPDKFQIEALSGGYNSQLLIEQVKKFHPKIVSVATKELADEVSRNVSSSTKVLYGEEGLMEVAASTDADLVVTALVGSQGLKPTMAAIEAGKHIGLANKETLVSAGHIVKDAIRRKGVSLLPIDSEHSAIFQCLNGENRSQIDKIILTASGGSFRDRSRGELEGVTVEQALQHPNWSMGAKITIDSATMVNKGLEVIEAHWLFDLSYDQIDVLIHPESVIHSFVEFVDNSVIAQLGNPDMRVPIQYALTYPDRYPTPTNRLDLAAIGKLHFREMDYNRYPCLRMAFESGKQGGTSPTVYNAANEIAVARFLKGEITFLQIEQIIDAVLQKHETHSNPHLEVIHEQDIWARAMASSIVF, from the coding sequence ATGAAACGGATTGCCATTCTGGGTTCAACAGGGTCTATTGGTACACAAACCTTGGATATTGCTCAGCATGCCCCAGATAAATTTCAGATTGAAGCATTATCTGGCGGTTATAATAGTCAATTATTGATTGAACAGGTTAAAAAGTTTCACCCCAAAATTGTATCGGTTGCGACCAAGGAACTGGCCGACGAAGTTTCTAGAAATGTTTCGTCATCAACCAAGGTGTTATATGGTGAAGAGGGATTAATGGAAGTCGCGGCATCAACTGATGCAGATTTGGTAGTAACAGCGTTGGTAGGGAGTCAGGGGCTTAAGCCAACAATGGCAGCGATAGAAGCTGGTAAACACATTGGTCTTGCAAATAAGGAGACGCTAGTGAGTGCAGGCCATATCGTAAAGGATGCGATTCGTCGAAAAGGAGTGTCTTTGCTGCCAATCGATAGTGAGCATTCGGCTATCTTTCAATGTTTGAATGGCGAGAATCGCTCACAAATAGACAAGATTATACTAACCGCATCTGGTGGTTCCTTTCGGGATCGGTCACGTGGAGAATTAGAAGGAGTAACGGTCGAGCAAGCCCTCCAACATCCGAATTGGTCGATGGGAGCCAAGATTACGATTGATTCCGCAACGATGGTCAATAAAGGCCTTGAGGTCATTGAAGCTCACTGGTTATTCGATCTCTCCTATGACCAAATAGATGTTCTTATTCATCCTGAAAGTGTCATTCATTCCTTTGTAGAATTTGTTGACAATAGTGTTATTGCTCAGCTTGGCAATCCGGATATGAGAGTTCCTATCCAATACGCATTAACCTATCCAGACAGATATCCCACGCCTACCAATCGGTTAGATCTGGCTGCCATCGGAAAGCTTCATTTTCGCGAGATGGATTACAATCGGTATCCATGTTTGCGAATGGCCTTTGAAAGCGGCAAACAGGGAGGCACTTCACCTACTGTGTATAATGCAGCGAACGAAATCGCTGTTGCACGCTTCCTCAAAGGTGAGATTACGTTCTTGCAAATTGAACAGATCATTGATGCTGTTTTGCAAAAACACGAGACCCATTCGAACCCTCATCTAGAGGTCATTCATGAGCAGGATATTTGGGCAAGAGCCATGGCATCATCCATCGTATTTTAA